The following proteins come from a genomic window of Corallococcus sp. NCRR:
- a CDS encoding AraC family transcriptional regulator — MTDPLSEVIALLQPRAIFSKGISGAGAWGVRYSDFGQPSFCAVLEGRCRLAVDGQPALTLEGGDFVLLPATPGFTISGFEPVTPERVDPKVAPSPTGEVRHGRRGGRPDVRLLGGYFVFDSPDAALMVSLLPVLVHVRGVERLSTLVQLVRDETSELRSGRELVLTRLVELLLIEALRSTPSGDTPPGLLRGLADARLAPAIRQMHRHLTRPWTVAQLAKSAALSRSVFFERFTRTVGLPPMEYLLDWRMAVARGLLRGQELSVTEVAERVGYSSASTFTAAFSKRVGQPPGRFARGSGHR, encoded by the coding sequence ATGACCGACCCGCTCTCGGAAGTCATCGCGCTGCTTCAGCCCAGGGCCATCTTCTCGAAGGGCATCAGCGGAGCGGGCGCATGGGGAGTGCGTTACTCGGACTTCGGTCAGCCCAGCTTCTGTGCCGTGCTCGAAGGGCGCTGCCGGTTGGCCGTCGACGGGCAGCCGGCCCTGACGTTGGAGGGGGGCGACTTCGTCCTGCTGCCGGCAACGCCAGGCTTCACCATCTCCGGCTTCGAGCCGGTGACGCCCGAACGTGTCGACCCCAAGGTGGCCCCTTCCCCCACCGGGGAGGTGCGTCACGGCCGGCGTGGCGGCCGCCCGGACGTGCGACTGCTCGGAGGTTACTTCGTCTTCGACTCGCCCGACGCGGCCCTGATGGTGTCGCTGCTCCCGGTCCTGGTGCACGTGCGCGGCGTGGAGCGGCTCTCCACGCTGGTTCAGCTCGTCCGCGACGAAACGAGCGAACTGCGCTCGGGGCGTGAGCTCGTGCTGACGCGGCTCGTGGAGTTGCTGCTCATCGAGGCGCTGCGCTCAACGCCGAGCGGCGACACACCTCCGGGGCTCCTGCGCGGACTGGCGGACGCGCGGCTCGCGCCCGCGATCCGGCAGATGCACCGCCACCTCACGCGTCCGTGGACCGTGGCTCAGCTCGCGAAGAGCGCGGCGCTCTCGCGCTCGGTGTTCTTCGAGCGCTTCACGCGCACCGTGGGCCTGCCTCCCATGGAGTACCTGCTGGACTGGCGGATGGCCGTCGCGAGGGGACTGCTTCGCGGCCAGGAGCTCTCCGTCACGGAGGTGGCCGAGCGCGTGGGCTACAGCTCGGCGAGCACTTTCACCGCGGCATTCAGCAAGCGCGTAGGCCAGCCTCCCGGACGCTTCGCGCGCGGGAGCGGACACCGTTGA
- a CDS encoding 2-oxo acid dehydrogenase subunit E2, with the protein MAHLELKAKRDVSSFRKLAIGSWATAYDPTVYGTLSVRMDAALAWLEAFHQRTGVRLTATHLVIKAMGEALRRCPDANALLRYQRIYLRQRITVCAVLPGADQRGLTPVRIEDVDTKSVHELALEVESTAARVREGRDARVEQGRSLLKRVPHLLLHRFTGLVSFLTYTLNVDPSWLGLPRDPFGAAVVVDVGELGLETAYLPLAPFTRVPIFLAPGAVREVAVVEEGRVVPGHVMNINASFDHRFLDGYHAGVIASTLREMLEHPVEAFGPLPDPSAE; encoded by the coding sequence ATGGCGCATCTGGAGCTGAAGGCGAAGCGGGACGTGTCGAGCTTCCGCAAGCTCGCCATCGGCAGTTGGGCGACCGCGTATGACCCCACGGTCTACGGCACGCTGTCGGTGCGCATGGACGCCGCGCTCGCCTGGCTGGAGGCCTTCCACCAGCGCACCGGTGTGCGGCTCACCGCGACCCACCTGGTCATCAAGGCCATGGGCGAAGCGCTGCGCCGCTGTCCGGACGCCAACGCGCTCCTGCGCTACCAGCGCATCTACCTGCGTCAGCGGATCACCGTGTGCGCGGTGCTGCCCGGCGCGGATCAGCGCGGCCTCACGCCCGTGCGCATCGAGGACGTGGACACGAAGTCCGTGCACGAGCTGGCGCTGGAGGTGGAGTCCACCGCGGCGCGCGTGCGCGAGGGCCGGGACGCCCGGGTGGAACAGGGCCGGAGCCTGCTCAAGCGCGTGCCGCACCTGCTCCTGCACCGCTTCACCGGGCTCGTGTCGTTCCTCACGTACACGTTGAACGTGGATCCGTCATGGCTGGGCCTGCCCAGGGATCCGTTCGGTGCCGCGGTGGTGGTGGACGTGGGCGAGCTGGGGCTGGAGACCGCATACCTGCCGCTGGCGCCCTTCACCCGCGTGCCCATCTTCCTCGCGCCCGGCGCGGTGCGCGAGGTGGCGGTGGTGGAAGAGGGCAGGGTGGTGCCCGGACACGTGATGAACATCAACGCGTCCTTCGACCACCGCTTCCTCGACGGGTACCACGCGGGCGTCATCGCCAGCACGCTGCGCGAGATGCTGGAGCACCCGGTGGAGGCCTTCGGTCCGCTCCCGGATCCGTCAGCGGAATAG
- a CDS encoding SDR family oxidoreductase gives MKTVLITGCSSGYGLETARHFHAQGWNVVATMRTPREGVLPSSDRLRVVPLDVTKPESIAAALEASGPIDVLVNNAGLGLMGAFEATPMSTVREVFETNVFGVMAMTQAVLPRLRARRSGVIVNVTSSATLTPMPLVAVYTASKVAIEGFTESLAFELQEFNLRVKLVEPGYCPSTRFTSNGTPRMEGLFPEAYAPFAQRIFASLGQPSAVTRESDVAEAIWHAANDTSETLRFPAGPDAVALARSA, from the coding sequence ATGAAGACGGTGCTCATCACGGGGTGTTCTTCTGGTTATGGACTCGAGACGGCACGCCACTTCCACGCCCAGGGCTGGAACGTGGTCGCCACCATGCGAACGCCGCGGGAGGGCGTCCTTCCTTCCTCGGACCGGCTGCGCGTGGTGCCGCTCGACGTGACGAAGCCGGAGAGCATCGCCGCCGCGCTGGAGGCGAGCGGGCCCATCGACGTGCTCGTCAACAACGCGGGCCTGGGGCTCATGGGCGCCTTCGAGGCCACGCCAATGTCCACGGTGCGCGAGGTGTTCGAGACCAACGTCTTCGGCGTCATGGCGATGACGCAGGCGGTGTTGCCACGGCTTCGCGCACGCAGGTCGGGCGTCATCGTGAACGTGACCTCCAGCGCGACGCTGACCCCCATGCCGCTGGTGGCCGTCTACACCGCGAGCAAGGTGGCCATCGAAGGGTTCACGGAGTCGCTCGCCTTCGAGCTCCAGGAGTTCAACCTGCGCGTGAAGCTCGTCGAGCCTGGCTATTGCCCGAGCACCCGCTTCACGAGCAACGGCACCCCCCGGATGGAGGGGTTGTTCCCCGAAGCGTACGCACCCTTCGCCCAGCGCATCTTCGCCTCGCTCGGACAGCCCTCCGCGGTGACGCGCGAATCCGACGTGGCCGAGGCCATCTGGCACGCCGCGAACGACACGTCGGAGACGCTCCGCTTCCCGGCCGGGCCAGACGCGGTGGCGCTGGCCCGGTCGGCGTGA
- a CDS encoding zinc metalloprotease HtpX has translation MTTRGPAVPALKGGGWHRLGNALKTTVLLAGLTGLVLVIGQRLGGAQGLMMAGLFAVVMNFGSYWFSDRIALAIHGAQPLSYEQAPWLHEMVERLAARAGMPKPKVYLLPTAQPNAFATGRNPSHAAVAVTAGIMDILDRRELEGVLAHEIGHVRNRDTLIGTVAATLAGIISYAAQMLFWFGGSMLSRGDDDRDGGVAGALSNLGLLLVAPIAATLLQLAVSRSREYGADATGAELCGDPDALASALLKMERSAEVMPYDRAPATSHLFIVNPLHHGGVMSLFSTHPPIPERVRRLREMSARMGQGTRGRGGWEYAY, from the coding sequence ATGACAACCCGAGGACCGGCCGTACCGGCGCTCAAGGGCGGCGGGTGGCACCGGCTGGGCAATGCATTGAAGACGACCGTGCTGCTGGCGGGGTTGACGGGACTCGTGCTCGTCATCGGCCAGCGGCTGGGCGGCGCGCAGGGCCTGATGATGGCGGGCCTGTTCGCGGTGGTGATGAACTTCGGCTCGTACTGGTTCAGCGACCGCATCGCGCTGGCCATCCATGGCGCGCAGCCGCTGTCCTACGAGCAGGCGCCGTGGCTGCATGAGATGGTGGAGCGGCTGGCCGCGAGGGCGGGCATGCCGAAGCCGAAGGTCTACCTCCTCCCCACCGCGCAGCCGAACGCGTTCGCCACGGGCAGAAACCCGAGCCACGCGGCCGTCGCGGTGACGGCGGGCATCATGGACATCCTGGACCGGCGCGAGCTGGAGGGCGTGCTGGCGCACGAGATTGGCCACGTGCGCAACCGGGACACGCTCATCGGCACGGTGGCGGCGACGCTCGCGGGCATCATCAGCTACGCGGCGCAGATGCTCTTCTGGTTCGGCGGCAGCATGCTCAGCCGCGGCGACGACGACCGGGACGGGGGCGTGGCCGGAGCGCTGTCCAACCTGGGCCTGCTGCTGGTGGCGCCCATCGCGGCCACGCTGCTGCAACTGGCGGTGAGCCGCTCGCGCGAGTACGGCGCGGACGCCACGGGCGCGGAGCTGTGCGGCGACCCGGATGCGCTGGCGAGCGCGCTGTTGAAGATGGAGCGGAGCGCGGAGGTCATGCCGTATGACCGGGCCCCCGCGACGTCGCACCTGTTCATCGTCAACCCGCTGCACCACGGCGGGGTGATGTCGCTGTTCTCCACGCACCCGCCCATCCCGGAGCGCGTGCGCCGGCTGCGCGAGATGAGCGCGCGGATGGGCCAGGGCACGCGCGGCCGTGGCGGCTGGGAGTACGCGTACTAG